The proteins below come from a single Odontesthes bonariensis isolate fOdoBon6 chromosome 18, fOdoBon6.hap1, whole genome shotgun sequence genomic window:
- the matn1 gene encoding cartilage matrix protein isoform X2 yields MTPSPPLFLLLLGLVGAQATLDLRTAAAMAAGLCKTRPTDLVFIVDSSRSVRPSEFEQVKVFLAKVIEGLDVGPNATRVGVVNYASRVKNEVSLKTYRTKAGLVRAVTKIEPLSTGTMTGLSIQFALNVAFSEGEGARAKSPDISKVAIIVTDGRPQDNVKDVAQRARDAGIEIFAIGVGRVDMSTLKQMASDPLDDHVDYVESYSVIEKLTKKFQEAFCVSDLCATGDHDCEQVCISSPGSYKCACKDGFTLMDDGRSCSACSNAATDVVFLIDGSKSVRPENFELVKKWINQIIDKLDVSENKAHVGLVQYSSAVRQEFPLGRHNNKKDLKDAVKKMAYMERGTMTGQALRFLTESSFSPGQGARPGVTKVGIVFTDGRSQDYIGEAAKKAKENGFKMYAVGVGNAVENELKEIASEPTGEHYFYTADFKAMTQIAKKLQINICQDEDPCECDSLVKFQKKVEDALQALTKKIEIMSKRIALLENKIV; encoded by the exons ATGACACCTTCCCCGCCGcttttcctgctgctgctcggcCTCGTGGGAGCGCAAGCCACCTTGGACCTTCGCACAGCCGCTGCCATGG CGGCAGGTCTGTGCAAGACCCGCCCCACAGACCTCGTGTTCATCGTTGACAGCAGCCGTAGTGTTCGGCCGTCAGAGTTTGAGCAAGTGAAGGTCTTTCTGGCAAAAGTCATTGAGGGGCTGGATGTTGGACCCAATGCCACCCGTGTGGGAGTCGTCAACTATGCCAGCCGCGTCAAGAACGAG GTGTCCTTGAAGACTTACCGCACCAAAGCTGGGCTGGTCAGGGCTGTGACCAAAATCGAGCCCCTCTCCACTGGAACAATGACCGGTCTGTCCATCCAGTTTGCCCTCAATGTTGCCTTCAGTGAGGGCGAAGGCGCTCGTGCCAAATCTCCCGATATCAGCAAG GTTGCCATTATTGTGACAGATGGGCGTCCCCAGGACAACGTGAAGGATGTGGCTCAGCGTGCACGAGATGCGGGCATTGAGATTTTTGCCATCGGTGTGGGACGTGTAGACATGAGCACGCTGAAGCAGATGGCCAGTGATCCACTGGATGACCACGTGGACTACGTGGAGAGCTACAGTGTCATTGAGAAACTCACCAAGAAGTTCCAGGAAGCCTTCTGTG tgTCGGACCTATGTGCCACTGGGGATCACGACTGTGAGCAGGTATGCATCAGCAGCCCTGGATCATACAAGTGTGCCTGCAAAGATGGCTTTACCCTCATGGATGATGGTCGCAGCTGCagtg CCTGCAGCAACGCCGCGACAGATGTTGTGTTTCTGATCGATGGCTCTAAGAGCGTCCGTCCCGAGAACTTTGAGCTGGTGAAGAAGTGGATCAACCAGATCATTGACAAACTGGACGTCTCTGAGAACAAGGCTCATGTTGGGCTCGTGCAGTACTCCAGTGCTGTCAGACAG GAGTTTCCCTTGGGTCGACACAACAACAAGAAGGACCTGAAAGATGCTGTGAAGAAGATGGCCTACATGGAGAGGGGAACCATGACAGGCCAGGCTCTGCGTTTCCTGACAGAAAGCAGCTTCAGTCCTGGTCAGGGTGCCAGACCTGGAGTCACAAAGGTGGGCATCGTCTTCACTGATGGACGCAGCCAGGATTACATTGGAGAAGCCGCTAAGAAGGCAAAGGAAAATG GTTTTAAGATGTATGCTGTTGGAGTTGGTAATGCTGTTGAGAATGAGCTGAAAGAGATCGCCTCAGAGCCAACTGGAGAGCACTACTTCTACACCGCTGACTTCAAGGCCATGACCCAGATTGCCAAGAAGCTGCAGATTAACATCTGTCAAG ACGAGGACCCCTGTGAATGTGACTCCCTTGTAAAGTTCCAGAAGAAAGTGGAAGATGCCCTCCAGGCactaacaaagaaaa TAGAGATTATGTCAAAGAGGATCGCCTTGCTGGAGAACAAAATCGTCTGA
- the matn1 gene encoding cartilage matrix protein isoform X1 — MTPSPPLFLLLLGLVGAQATLDLRTAAAMAAGLCKTRPTDLVFIVDSSRSVRPSEFEQVKVFLAKVIEGLDVGPNATRVGVVNYASRVKNEVSLKTYRTKAGLVRAVTKIEPLSTGTMTGLSIQFALNVAFSEGEGARAKSPDISKVAIIVTDGRPQDNVKDVAQRARDAGIEIFAIGVGRVDMSTLKQMASDPLDDHVDYVESYSVIEKLTKKFQEAFCGKRAEVSDLCATGDHDCEQVCISSPGSYKCACKDGFTLMDDGRSCSACSNAATDVVFLIDGSKSVRPENFELVKKWINQIIDKLDVSENKAHVGLVQYSSAVRQEFPLGRHNNKKDLKDAVKKMAYMERGTMTGQALRFLTESSFSPGQGARPGVTKVGIVFTDGRSQDYIGEAAKKAKENGFKMYAVGVGNAVENELKEIASEPTGEHYFYTADFKAMTQIAKKLQINICQDEDPCECDSLVKFQKKVEDALQALTKKIEIMSKRIALLENKIV, encoded by the exons ATGACACCTTCCCCGCCGcttttcctgctgctgctcggcCTCGTGGGAGCGCAAGCCACCTTGGACCTTCGCACAGCCGCTGCCATGG CGGCAGGTCTGTGCAAGACCCGCCCCACAGACCTCGTGTTCATCGTTGACAGCAGCCGTAGTGTTCGGCCGTCAGAGTTTGAGCAAGTGAAGGTCTTTCTGGCAAAAGTCATTGAGGGGCTGGATGTTGGACCCAATGCCACCCGTGTGGGAGTCGTCAACTATGCCAGCCGCGTCAAGAACGAG GTGTCCTTGAAGACTTACCGCACCAAAGCTGGGCTGGTCAGGGCTGTGACCAAAATCGAGCCCCTCTCCACTGGAACAATGACCGGTCTGTCCATCCAGTTTGCCCTCAATGTTGCCTTCAGTGAGGGCGAAGGCGCTCGTGCCAAATCTCCCGATATCAGCAAG GTTGCCATTATTGTGACAGATGGGCGTCCCCAGGACAACGTGAAGGATGTGGCTCAGCGTGCACGAGATGCGGGCATTGAGATTTTTGCCATCGGTGTGGGACGTGTAGACATGAGCACGCTGAAGCAGATGGCCAGTGATCCACTGGATGACCACGTGGACTACGTGGAGAGCTACAGTGTCATTGAGAAACTCACCAAGAAGTTCCAGGAAGCCTTCTGTGGTAAGAGGGCAGAGG tgTCGGACCTATGTGCCACTGGGGATCACGACTGTGAGCAGGTATGCATCAGCAGCCCTGGATCATACAAGTGTGCCTGCAAAGATGGCTTTACCCTCATGGATGATGGTCGCAGCTGCagtg CCTGCAGCAACGCCGCGACAGATGTTGTGTTTCTGATCGATGGCTCTAAGAGCGTCCGTCCCGAGAACTTTGAGCTGGTGAAGAAGTGGATCAACCAGATCATTGACAAACTGGACGTCTCTGAGAACAAGGCTCATGTTGGGCTCGTGCAGTACTCCAGTGCTGTCAGACAG GAGTTTCCCTTGGGTCGACACAACAACAAGAAGGACCTGAAAGATGCTGTGAAGAAGATGGCCTACATGGAGAGGGGAACCATGACAGGCCAGGCTCTGCGTTTCCTGACAGAAAGCAGCTTCAGTCCTGGTCAGGGTGCCAGACCTGGAGTCACAAAGGTGGGCATCGTCTTCACTGATGGACGCAGCCAGGATTACATTGGAGAAGCCGCTAAGAAGGCAAAGGAAAATG GTTTTAAGATGTATGCTGTTGGAGTTGGTAATGCTGTTGAGAATGAGCTGAAAGAGATCGCCTCAGAGCCAACTGGAGAGCACTACTTCTACACCGCTGACTTCAAGGCCATGACCCAGATTGCCAAGAAGCTGCAGATTAACATCTGTCAAG ACGAGGACCCCTGTGAATGTGACTCCCTTGTAAAGTTCCAGAAGAAAGTGGAAGATGCCCTCCAGGCactaacaaagaaaa TAGAGATTATGTCAAAGAGGATCGCCTTGCTGGAGAACAAAATCGTCTGA